From the genome of Treponema peruense:
AACCACAAAGGTATTGTTGCTGTTAAGGGAAACGTTTGTGACGGATGCCATATGATTCTTCCTGCACAGTTTGCAAACGAAGTACACCGCGGAACAAAAATTCTTTTCTGCCCGTACTGCAGTCGCATTCTTTATTACGAAGAATCAGAAGCTGGTGCATCAAATTACTTTACTCTTGACGATGCAGGCAGTCTTTCTGATCTTGATGATGAAGACCTCCTTGATGAAGACGGAATCGATTCAATGTCAGATGAAGATGACGATTCTTCAGATGTAAAGTCAATGGATTTTGACGATTAATTTGTAATTATTAAAGGATATATGGCCGCGCGCATATTTTCTGATGATAGATTGTATGCGTGAGGTAAAGTCCGGGCTCCACCGGAAAAGATGCCGGGTAATAACCGGGCGGAAAATGTAAGTTGTCTTAGTTGGATTTTTCCAGACCTGGCATAACACATTCTTCCGACAGAAAGTGCTACAGAAAATAACCGCCTGTATGGGTAAGGGTGAAAAGGCAGGGTAAGAGCCTACCGCGTGTCCGGCAACGGGGACGGCATAAGTAAACCTCATCTGGAGCAAGAGCGTATAGCAGTTTGGTTTCCGGCCTTATGCTGCGGGTAGCTCGCTGGAAAAGACAGGCGACTGTCTTTGCGGATAGATGACCATGCGCTTCTTTGGAGCGTACCAGAACCCGGCTTACTGTATCCTTTTTTTTATTTTAAATAGTTTTGTGGCAGGTTGTTTGTTAAATGAAGGCGAAGCGAGTTTCAGAAAAAATTGTCCGCAGAAAGAATATGATTGTTGTGCGGATTATTCTGCTTGCCGGCATTTTGTCTGCCGTTGTTTTGGTTTCATTCTTTTCTTATAAAGCAATCCACCGTTATCTTTTTGCTTCTTCTTCTGTTTCGGCAATGTACGACAACTGGGAACTTCACAGCCGCCAAGGATATGAAAAGGTTTACGAGATTTCAGAAAATATTATTCAAAAAAAGAATTTCCACAATTCTGCACGTACTTTTCGCGGTTACAGTGCCTTTATGTTGGCCGAGTACGAAACAGACAATGCAAAGTCACAGACTTATCTTGACGAAGCCGTTTATAACCTTAGAATAGCCCTTCAGAACTGCAGCAAGGATGCTTTGCCGCAGATAGAATACATGCTGGGCCGCACCTATTTTTACAAAAACAAGCTTTCTTCATACCATTACTATTCCGACCTTGCAGTAAAATATCTGAACCTTGCCCTGGACCACGGCTACAAGTCAGATGACATTCCGCTTCTTCTGGGACTGAGCTATGCTTCACTGGGGCAGACCGACGAAAGTATTGCTGCTTTTACCGAAGCTCTCCTTGTAAGGGAAACGGACACACTTCTTTTTGACATAGCAAAGCAGTATTATAATAACGGACAGGGTTCTGCTTCAAAACAGTATCTGTACCGCGTTATTTCTACCACTCGGAATGAAAGTCTTCTTGAAGAAAGTCGCATTCTTCTTGGGCAGATTTATACTGACGAAGGCGCACTTTACGATGCAGAAAAAGAATTTACGGCAATTCTTGAAAAAAACGAAAATTCTGCTGACGCGCACTATGGACTTGGTGTATTATATGAAAAGCGCGGTGACGCTGTAAGGGCAAGAGCTGAATGGCGCAAATGCCTTAAAATAAAATTTGATCATCCCGGTGCATTACAAAAAATGTCCGAAGCAAAATAAAAAACAGAAAACAAAATGGAGGATTCTTTATGAGTTTCTTTGATAATTTTACGACAGATATTGGTATAGATTTAGGAACCTGTAATACGTTGATTTTTGTACGCGGGCAGGGAATCGTTATTGATGAACCTTCTGTAGTTGCAGTAGAAAAGGGTACAGGAAAGGTTGTCGCCGTCGGAGCAGAAGCAAAAAGAATGCTTTGGAAAACTCCTGGAAACATCGAAGCCATTCGCCCGCTAGCAGACGGTGTTATTTCTGACAGCGATTCTACAGAGAAAATGATTAAATATTTCATTTCAAAAGTTGTTCCCAAACACCATCTGTTCAAGTCCATAAGAATGAAAATCGGTATTCCTTCATGCATTACTCAGGTTGAACGAGATGCAGTTATGGCTGCTGCTCTTAAAGCCGGTGCAAAGGAAGTTGAAGTTATAGAAGAAAGTCTTGCTGCTGCCATAGGAGCCGAAATTCCTATCTACGAACCGGCAGGACACATGGTCTGTGATATTGGCGGCGGTACAACTGAAGTTTCTGTTATTTCTTTGGGAGGCATGGTTATTACAAGTTCTATCCGCACAGGTGGAAACGAATTTGATGAAGCCATAATGAAGCATATTCGTGCCGTACACAATCTTATTATAGGACAGCAGACTGCCGAGCGACTTAAGGTAGAAATAGGCAATGCTACTGCAGACAAAAATATAGAAAAAATGGAAATCAAGGGAACAGATGCAATTACAGGTCTTCCAAGAAGACTTGAAGTAGACTCTGTAGAAGTACGCGAAGCCCTTAAGGAACCTATTACAAAGATTGTAGAAGAAATCAAAAAGACACTCGGACGCACACCGCCTGAACTTGGTGCAGATATTGTTGAGCGCGGAATTGTTATGTCCGGTGGCGGTTCCATGCTTAAAGGACTTCAGAAACTTATTTCTAAAGAAACAGGTGTTCCTGTTATTCTTGTTGAAAAACCGCTTGAATGTGTTGCAAGGGGTGCAGGTGAGGCATTTGAACTGTTCCGCAATATGTCGTCCAACCGTTCAATTTACGATAATCTTAACGACTAGACGGTTTTTGTCCTATGGGTGGAAGAGTAA
Proteins encoded in this window:
- a CDS encoding tetratricopeptide repeat protein, giving the protein MKAKRVSEKIVRRKNMIVVRIILLAGILSAVVLVSFFSYKAIHRYLFASSSVSAMYDNWELHSRQGYEKVYEISENIIQKKNFHNSARTFRGYSAFMLAEYETDNAKSQTYLDEAVYNLRIALQNCSKDALPQIEYMLGRTYFYKNKLSSYHYYSDLAVKYLNLALDHGYKSDDIPLLLGLSYASLGQTDESIAAFTEALLVRETDTLLFDIAKQYYNNGQGSASKQYLYRVISTTRNESLLEESRILLGQIYTDEGALYDAEKEFTAILEKNENSADAHYGLGVLYEKRGDAVRARAEWRKCLKIKFDHPGALQKMSEAK
- a CDS encoding rod shape-determining protein; the protein is MSFFDNFTTDIGIDLGTCNTLIFVRGQGIVIDEPSVVAVEKGTGKVVAVGAEAKRMLWKTPGNIEAIRPLADGVISDSDSTEKMIKYFISKVVPKHHLFKSIRMKIGIPSCITQVERDAVMAAALKAGAKEVEVIEESLAAAIGAEIPIYEPAGHMVCDIGGGTTEVSVISLGGMVITSSIRTGGNEFDEAIMKHIRAVHNLIIGQQTAERLKVEIGNATADKNIEKMEIKGTDAITGLPRRLEVDSVEVREALKEPITKIVEEIKKTLGRTPPELGADIVERGIVMSGGGSMLKGLQKLISKETGVPVILVEKPLECVARGAGEAFELFRNMSSNRSIYDNLND